The segment CGTCACCCCCTATTTGCAACATCTCGATATCGGCGTGTTATGCTCGGACAGGGAAGGTTTTTCAAATGCGCTGCTGGAGTATATGTCGTGTGCCCTCCCGGTGGTGGCGACGAATGTGGGAGGTAACGCCGAACTGGTCGATTCTTCGAATGGGTTTTGTGTCCCTCCGGGCGATCCGGAGGCTCTTGCGGAGGCGTTGATCAAACTGGCCCTCGACCCCGTCTTGCGAAAGGAGATGGGAAGACGCTCCCTCGAAAAAGTGGAAAGGACCTATTTTTGGGAGAAGACGATGCGGGAGCTGGAAGATTACTACTGCGGCCTTCTGAAAAGGTTTCCAGCGCAAATGTATGAACATGTCTTTTAAGAGAGCGTTCAAGTGTTTTTTGGTTCGACTTCCCTTTGTCAAAGGCTTGGCGCTTTCCCTCACGCGACATGTGCCGCGCATCTTGATGTACCACCGGTTCGAAGCGGTGCGGGGGGGGGACGGTACGATTGTTTCCAGGGAGACATTCGAATGGCAAATCGGAGTGATCAAAGCCGATTTTCGCGCCAAGACTCTCTCCGAATGTATCGAACAGTCCCAAAACGGCGGAACGCGAAACGGGATCGTGGCCCTTACAATCGACGACGGCTACGATGATTTTTACGCGATCGCCTACCCGATCCTGCTCGGAAACGGGATACCGGCGACCCTCTTCGTTGTGACAAGTTATGTCGGGGGTGAATCGTGGTTTTGGTGGGATCGTTTAAGGTACATTTTAAAGCAGGCGCCGGAGGCAAGGAAAGAGTGGCGTTATCAAAGAGACCTGTTTATTGTGGATAAAACAACGCCGGCGAAAGAGAGCAAGACCTGGCATCGCTTGGCCGATTATTGCATGACCCTTTCCGAATCGGAGCGATTGAGGTTTATCGGTGCGGTTGCCGACATGCTGGGGATCGTGGTGCCGGATACCCCCGTCGGCCCGTATAAACAGATCGGCTGGGATCGAATTGTGGATTTGTCGAATCATGGAGTCGAAATCGGATCGCATACCGTCAGTCACCGGATTTTGACCGATTTGGACGACGGGTCGTTGAGACAGGAGCTTGAGCTCTCAAAAAAGGAGATCGAGGCGCGGATCGGAAGAACTGTGAAGACATTTTGCTATCCGAATGGACAGACTTCCGATTATAATGAGCAGGTCGTCGCGGCCGTTGAAAAGGCCGGCTATCAGGGAGCCGTGGTGGCGCATGAGGGGCCTTACCGGCCCGCGGAGAGA is part of the Candidatus Manganitrophus noduliformans genome and harbors:
- a CDS encoding polysaccharide deacetylase family protein encodes the protein MSFKRAFKCFLVRLPFVKGLALSLTRHVPRILMYHRFEAVRGGDGTIVSRETFEWQIGVIKADFRAKTLSECIEQSQNGGTRNGIVALTIDDGYDDFYAIAYPILLGNGIPATLFVVTSYVGGESWFWWDRLRYILKQAPEARKEWRYQRDLFIVDKTTPAKESKTWHRLADYCMTLSESERLRFIGAVADMLGIVVPDTPVGPYKQIGWDRIVDLSNHGVEIGSHTVSHRILTDLDDGSLRQELELSKKEIEARIGRTVKTFCYPNGQTSDYNEQVVAAVEKAGYQGAVVAHEGPYRPAERYKITRVSVSEDRIDFLWKIYGMDFLIMRIKKLFKRSVPGS